The genomic segment TTGTGCGCGATGCTATGACAGTGGAAGAATTCCTCGCAAGCGCTTGCAACAGGAAGAATCTTAACCCGATGGAACATTTCGTTCGCGTGAAGAAACGCCGCGACATGGAAgatcataattatttcgtaCCACATAGAACCGACTTGATAGAGACATACgtgagtattttatataatgtatactgTGTTAAATTAACCGAGAGAAAAGACACGTAGAAAACACGTcacgataaaaattcgaaattctataattttcgaaagttgGGATTTCATTTCCTTCCGTGCTTCTAAACAGTTTACAAATATCGAAACACATTGCCGCGATGCATATACACATGAAAACATCGTGACGCGATACAAGCGACACCACAGTAGTTCGAATAATGTATATGAACATATAGTgagtattttatatgttaaactGTTAACTAATCGAGAGAAAAGATACGTATAAAGATACGTCTcgacaaaaattcgaaattctgtgatttttaaaaactattttattttttccttttgtgaTTGCTTCTAAATAGTTTACGAATATCGAAACACGTCGCGATGTATACGCATGCATCGATACAAGCGACACCACAGTGATTCGAATAATGCATGTGAATGTATAgtgagtattttatataatgtatattacattaaactaatcgagaaaaaagatatagagaatatatcacggaaaaaattcataattctattttctatttttgaaagttattttactttcttctGTGATTGCTTTTTAACAGTTTATGGATATCGAACATGTTGCTGGGATGTGTACACATGCGTGCATCGATACAAGCGACACCATAGTGATTCGAATATGTATTAACtaacaacaaaattaattttcaaattaaaaaaagtaattgtttCGTTGCAAcgtataacaattattattaaaattttataatcctcTTTTTAAACGTTTATAGATTGAACAAAATACGCGtatcatatttcaataattttttaagaagtctttaattttcaattaattaagatcattataaattataatgaccaatatgttttttataaattaaattaaaattaaataactagtTTACATTAGAAATTCACGCAATATAATGATTTGTcaatgatttttcatatattccaCATTATTTCACGCGATAAGAGTCGAATGTGTGaaaaattctctattttttttattgtcatatttaattcacaaaactatattaaaattaattttaatgtttacgGCTaacaaattctttaatttagccactgatatttatgaattaattttaacctattttacattttataatatatatatatataaaataatattattaataattcttaacttTAGTTgccaattttttattcctttcaatGTTTGAGCGATCGATACGCAATATATCTTCTTATAATGCTTCTTccatttaacaattttcaattttatcatttttattattaaattatcactgTTTAGGTATCCATATCTGGCCCACATCTATCGGATAATTTATAGGATAAGATTATCGAGAACGTCTCGTAGCAAATAGCCataacttcttttttaatatgtattttttcttagCATCCGTTTCTTTAGAATACCATCTCCATTTCTCAAAGTCCAGTTTATCGAAACGCTTTCCAAATTAATTGCCTGCTATAACTTTTTTGCCACGCAGATATTTTGCGCGATTATTCAAGGATTCAAATCACAAATACTTCTATATctgtatatttacatatattttttattctatactaAATTAAAcgcaattttttactttttaaactttaatttaatttataaaaaatctaattattcattataatcatatatctaattattaatctaattatctattatatatactattaatataattatatatactaatctaattattaattataaatctaattattcatataatcattataatttataatgatcttaattaatttgaattgaaaacgttaattttttttttatacatatatttactcgctacataaatttttaacgaaacaataaattataatataaaaagcagTATTgtcttctaaaaattaaatctccatatatatttaaaaaaaagaataatttttctcttattattcgaATCTTCATGCTTTGcacaaattcgaaattatatttgcatacaATTCCATTACTCAAGTCCGATACACTCATTTCTGGAATCCTTTGTTCATCCCTCGAAATCGAAGTTtacaaagttttaattttaaattgaacaagaagaattcttaaacgaaaaatatatataatatttcagttGCACACGCACGAAGTGGTGGAGGTATGCGCGAAGATCCTGTACCAAGTGGAGTTGCAAAGGAACACCCTGGAACAAATGTGGGGATTCTCGGTGGAGGCGGAGCTGATCGAGAATTCCGACCGGCAGGACGAGCTGTGCTGTTACGTGAGCAGGGTCGAGGATAAGAGCGTGGCGATGCAGAatggtaatttttatatttctcgttgaagagaaacgaacgaacgtcTTTCGTCCGATCGATTGCGCGCAATTTCCATCCATCTCTCCAATGAAAAAACCGTGGCGGCTCGacgtatataaattgtatataaatagagGAGCCCAGTCGATCGAGCCCAAGATCCTTCTTTCCGCCCCACTTTGATCTAATTTAAGAATGAAGGTGAGATACACGTGGAAACACAAAGTCGACCGTCCTTaatcacatatttttttttatttttttttttgtccgcAGGATATCTTGTGGGGAAtgacattgaaaaatattgattttttttccctcttcctcccctcttcctcttcttatgCTGTCACTCCCTTATTATCGAACAACAGACACGTCAAACGAAGCATacactcatatatatatatatatatatatatatatatatatataaaatttatagataatatcgataaaaagcaAGTGcaggtaattaaattattcgaacggaatattattctttttcctttcctattCACTTTCCACTTTTaagtgaatttattattcatctcGGTcaaggatatattttttttttttgcttctcaTCAGGTATCATTAAAGGTGACGAAATCATGGTGATCAACGGAGCGATAGTGAGCGACCTGGACATGATGTACCTGGAAAGCGTGTTGCAAGAGGAGGTAGGTTTGTGCATGATGATGAGATCCTCGAGGACCGAGCCCCCGGATCTCACGGGGATAATGAGAGTGACCGACGACATAATCGAGAGTTTGGTTTGCCCGCCGCCACCCTCCGACCCCCCTGTTATAAGCGAAGAAATGATCTCTGGGTTAATCGTCCCGGCTCCTGGATGGAGTAAGCAATGTCCATTTATGGTTATAATTTTAGTGTCATTGTAATATGGAAGGCTCgtgagaaatataattctttcgatcgataaatcattAAGTAAATGATTGATTTCTATATCTAATTGGCTCTTGGATGAagtgagaaatatttatcgtaatttaattgttattcaaaatataagtttcactttataatttttttcaatagaaattgccaaattgaattataaaattttaatttcgaagatatgtatttatattggtTTGCGAATCTTCCATGTTgtattattgaagaaaatatatatatgtatgtatatgtgtaataCGCAGGTAAAGAAAGTATCATGCAGGAGTGCACAACGACATCTCACATGGAGAATGGTAAACAAACGTCTCGGACGAATTCGTTCGAGATAGAGAATTTGTTAAAAACGGCGGAACAAGTGACGGGGATCTGTCGATCGCCCGGCGAAACGCGAAAGTCGAGCCCGACCGGAAGCGTTGTTAGTTCTCATTCCCAAGCTTTGACGCCGAGCAGGCAGTTGAGCGACGCTGAGAAACTGAAGAAAGTTATTCTAGAATTAATTGAGACTGAACGTACTTACGTGAAGGTGGGagaattttgttaaaagagaaaagaaaggaaagaaggaaagatgaAGAATAACtcgaaaatttgattcttccagaatttaaataatttgttggaGAACTATTTAGAGCCCCTTAAACGCGAAACATTCCTATCGAATGCAGAGATAAACGCATTGTTCGGGAACATACAAGAGATTGTTACGTTTCAACGGCAATTTCTACAAAATCTTGATCACGCGATCGAGATGGAAgctgatttcaataatttcgatcATCCTAGTCAATTTAAGGTAGCCAATTTATcgtactatattatattttattcatctataaaatttctgaaaaaaatctattatatttttgtttttcttttgtcAAAAAAGGGTGTCCTGTTTTCCATTGGAAGTGCCTTCTTGTATTACGTAAATCATTTCAAGTTGTACAGTTCGTTTTGTGCTAGCCACTCAAAGGCGCAAAAGGTTTTACATCCAAGTAAGTAAGAGAGATTCTAATCCTTTCGACGGGTTGTTTATTTgcgaattgattaaaaaaaaagagaaaagatcaTCGTATCCGTTACAGATGAAGGAAACCAAGCTTTACAAGAGTTCCTGCAAGCGCGAAATCCAAGGCAGCAACACTCGTCGACATTAGAATCGTACTTGATTAAACCTATTCaacgaatattgaaatatcctTTGCTCTTGCAACAACTTCGAAATCTCACCGACGAAAGGAGCGAAGAACACCAACACTTGATCGGTAAATCCAAATATAATCAGtttaagaaacaaagaaaattattctcttcttttattcgtaaatcgtatatatatatatgtatatatgtatcgtgGATTGCAGAGGCTTTAAAAGGTATGGAAAAAGTAGCGGAGCACATAAACGAGATGCAAAGAATTCACGAAGAATACGGAGCCATCTTCGATCACTTGTTCAGGCAACATCAAAAATCTTGCAAGCAGGTAAACGACCGATTTCATCTCTAATTCGtccttcaattttatattttataattagaatttatttattaatttgttatattgatttattaaattttaattttgttaatttctagattaataatattgtttgctGAATTAATggcaaattttgaattgaagacataaaaaaaatattgttgctTATTCTAcactaaattaattagaatttataatgagAATAGTAGCTTTAGGATTTAATGAATtagtatttttacatttatttattcatataatatttaaatcattaatatttatatgtgtagcaggtatatattttatataaatagaagattaggagtataagaaatatattatatttatccattAAAAAGGATAATTGTGTggatttctatttttgataggattttattcaaaagatttaattattgaatattttataattagaaaaataaattatttttctacaattaatttaatcgtaattatatatcgtttattgtatattcttttccaataatattaaataatataataatattaaaattattattaaaaaatttaaatataaatgtaatttatataaaagaagatttaatgATAGATATAaggatattaattatgataattttaaaaataatttataaaaataaattaaataatctaaaagatCTATACATAATGTATCATTAATGATAAGAAATCTCACAAtacaaaagaaagaggagTCTTTTGTTAGGACTGCCTATTGATTGATACACGCTAATACAGTATATAGTAGtagaatttgaatatataatttcaaaatcataaaaattattttcatttatgaagTTACATtagaataatcatttaaaattgaaagtttatttggatatgatattaatatatccatAGTATGTCTAacttattcgtatatatatacaaatacatcaataaattaaactatagTTACGAACCAAAATTAGCCtacatattagaaataaaacaatttttatattatatcgatatttagaATTTGTATACATATTGTCATTTTATTATCTCTCTCTGTCGCAATCGAACAAATATACGTGACAAATACTAGGTTAGAAACGTGTAAAAATAGGCGATTCCTCTCACATTCAACCAATCAGATCCGCGAATTCTTTCCACCAATGAACGTAAggcaattctttaatttttacatctaattattttctcatttcaGCCGATCGATTTAAGCCCGGGAGATCTTTTGTATTATGGAGGTGTCGAGTGGCTCAATATTTCCGACTTTCTTGGTAAAATCAAGAAAGGTCTGGAACTGCACGCGATGTGTTTCGTTTTCAAATCTGCCGTCGTATTCCTGTGCAAGGAAAGATTGAGGCAGAAGAAGAAACTTatggtaaataaaattttattctcaacaGACGTAACGTAACAAGTATAATACAAATACTTATTTGATCAGGGAGTATCGACGAAAGCGAATTCCAGCGAAGTGGAGATAATACGTTATCAAGTGTTGATTCCTGTAACGGAAGTGCAAGTTAGAGCCAGCTCCGCCAAAGACATGGAGTCTCATTTCTTGTGGGAATTGATCCATTTAAGAAGTCAATTACAGAGAAGATCGGAGAAAGTATATGTGCTTTCCAACAGGTATCgtctaaaacatttatatttattccctcttttaaaatgttaaaaagagaaacataCACACGCATTCGTTGCCCCGAATATCAACCGCATCAACCCGACAAATCTTAATTTGTCGAGACACAGGTACATTTTCACGCTctacgtatataaaaatatgatacgtATCCGCTTCTCGTTGCACGTAGTAGTAATTACATATTGGCACATGAAATCGAAACACATTTCTCTCAttcgcaaaatatatatagtatatacatatacgtatatatatatatatccctttGCTCGGTCGGTACAATAACTCGAGacgatttttctcattttcggTAAATTTCTTACAACTTAAAATGATTTCACACAGAAATTaacctataaaatttttatatataatattttacgtatCAATTCGCATAATTCTTATACGTTAAAGAGGTTAGGAATTTATTCACGATATTCTAAAAAgatcaaacaaataaataaatattatcgttcGAGTTATCGATCCAAGTGATGCCCGAGTGATCACTTCTCGAATGcaaaaggatatatatatacatatcgtctatataatcgatattattttatttgcccAGCACAACGGAATTCAGGAACGCGTTTTTGAGAACGATACGTCAAATTATTCGAGAATCGGTCCGGAACATGAGCATACCGTCGACGAAACAAAACCTCAGCCAACCACCGATCAGCATTTCCCCACGAATGTCGACCGGCCACGTGGAGAAATTCGAGAAACAGTCGGGCGGAACGGGCCAGGTGGGGCAAAACGGTGGCAACGGCGGCAGTGGGGCGGCCACGTTGTCCAAGAAGAAACAGCAATTGTTGACAACGTCGCACAACGTGAAGCGGAAATACAGCCAATCGAAACAGGCTGTGGAGCACGAGAGCTCCGAGGATAAGGACAACGAGGAGGCGGGGGCCGCCTCGGCTATTAACCAACAGCAAACGACATTTCGCTCCCGGAGCAAGACCATAAGCGACACATCCGGTAAGATCGTTTTTTCTCATGACGGGGCAGACCACGTAACGCGTTTACCTCCTCGTCCTTAACCGATTTTCACGGAATATATAAAAGTCGACGCGTTAAACGTGCACAGGGGAGATAAAGGTCGAGATGGACTCGGGGACGAAATCGGAGGGTGAGGAAGACTCGCAAGCTTTTTTAGGTGAGAAGAAGGCGAATTTGGGCCGTACGCCGAATCATTTGACTTTGAGCACCACTTCGACAATTTCAGCAGGAAGTACGGGTAGTCAGGCGAGATTGATCCAATCTTCTCATCAACCGGAAAATTATCAACCGATCACGGTCAAGGAACTTGGtaagaatatgtaaaaaaaaaaataattttttcaattttatatttatttattatcagtaataattttttttctttttcactcaAGAGAAGTAGTaatcatcgaaaaattaaacgcgTTGTTTGTTATTCTTCCATTCTATCTATCGCGTAAtccgctatatatatatatatttatatatatgtatacgtgttATTGATTGAAGGTTCGCCGATTTGGAAACCGCGGGAATTACCCTCGTTAGGTGAGTCCACGACGTTGCCACGTAAGGGTAAGTCGGCGAGCGAGTTTGGGGATATAAGCTCGTCTCATAGCGCCTCCCGAAAGTCTCTCATAGAAATCAATAATTGTGCTCAACAATCTAACTGTAATAACcacgtttaaattaaaaaagaggagaaagaaaaaaaaaaaagaaaaaaaaatagatgttAACTATGATTGACAAACCATCAAGGTTAAGTTTaaaaagagggggaaaaaaaaaaaagaaaaaaaaaaaagagaaaatacaaCAAAGCAAACAACTATTCGATtatcgcgtaaaaaaaaaaaaaaaattgtaaagactTAACTTAGCGCTCGCTTGCCGCCCACGCGGAATAgttaaaaagacaaaaaaaaaaaaaaagaaaagacaaaaaaaaaaaggaactatTCTCGCCCCTGTACGCGTTTCCCAACACACTAACACACCAACTTCCGCACCACCATCTCCTTCTTCTCGTTTTTTCGTCTTCCAAAACGCGCTACGCgttgatatatatgtataaatatatatatatatataaaaaaaaaaaattaataataaaaaaaaaaaatgtcgttGGTGCTACTCCTCTGTACAACGAACGATATTCAATTGTTTGACAGGAGAGAATCTTAAAGAAGGGAGAGAACTTTGCTTTTAGAACTTGTGCGGGAAACACACTTCCCTCGCAATCGATCGAACGACCGAAGAATGTTTTCGATACACGCATGACTTTATTATGCGCGAGTGATGACAATTTCAAAGTACTCTTTACTTACGTTCTTATTCGCCGGCTATATCTTAATCTTTCATCCACTATTGGATAGACGCATCGATCTTagtttattatcgatattatatgtatcgatcgaaaaatcgaatcatTAAAGTGATAAATTGCCGTAATATTATAGGCGTCGTATATACGTTCTTGTCCATAAATCTGCCCACGCTGTTGAacgtgaatatttatttaaaaaaaaaaatatctttgaaataataatttttcgtttcgatcttctaaatacaaaattcatttttttttatctatttcgcGATTTATGGATGGGGAAATGTGCAACGCGTGCTAGAAAGTAAAAcgaatttaacgaaatttgCGAGATTTTATCTAATGATATTATCGCACACATCGATCATTATCTACCACTACCAACGCTGTTGCCGCATCCCGTTACTGCAACCACAACTAATACTAACATCTTCGACTTCAACCACCACACAATTACTACcgttactactactactactactacaacCACTGCTATCGCTACCACTACCACTACCGCTGCTGCTGCTATTACTACTTCTGCGATTATTGCTGCTCTCCTGCTGTTTACAACTTATTGCATGCATACAAGCACGTACGTAAAGCGATTTTTCGTTTATACCTCGACTCTCGTCTCGACTGTAATTATTTCACGATGTTTTCTTTTCTGCGTGGACGGCAATGCGACACcacgtaataataaaactctgtatataatgtaatattgatGCGATCAatattgtcattattattatttattatttattatttattattattattataattattatcattgtcGTCGTTGTCGTTACTATGATTATCGTTACGTGTACAGCATTCATATTATcgcatattatatatcaatcatcaagattcttttttaatcgttattttcgttgttattattattatttaattatttattattatctccaCTTAAGAttgtcattattttttattctaattatttaaatgattaaattatcgattacatcgccatcattatcatcgttatcattatattattatttctgtattatatactattattataataatatcgttgcCGTAGTTATTActgttattatatcatatttcctCATCTCTCTCTGTATTCGTTGTTGAAACGACACGCATCATCGTTATGGTCGACTAATTTGagacataatatatatatatatatacatatatatatatatatgtctgtaaaaaaaagaaaaggaaaagaaaagaaaaaaaaaaataaacgacgaGTATAAATTTAGCGAAcaagtaaaaagaagaagaaaagaaaaaataaatttaacgagataagtcgtatatatatatatacatatatggatttcaacaaagaaaagaaaaataaaaaaaaaaaaaaaacgtacaaCTATTGTGTGTACATATGTATGTCGCGTGTGTACGCGCGTATGCACGCGTTTGTGCGTACGTGTCTTCACCACGTATTTTACTTCGAAATAAGTAACTTTGAAAACGGTGGCACGTACAGAGTATATAGACACAATTCGTATACATgcatatatgtgtatacatatatacatatatgtatggtATATGAGGAAAGGCGGTTTTCCACATGTTGGTCACattcatacatataatatacacacacacatatacataatacaCGTACACGGATACAAACGCTGAGTTTTAATCTCATTTTTTGGACTCGAGTATTCTTTTCGTAAaatgggaaattttatttttaacgttaatcaatgaattataatataaccgGTGATAAGGATATTCGaggctaaaaatattaagggagaggggaggggggagggggtgacGAGGTTCGCGAGGCTTTGCAAAGGAAAGGTCTCTTTGGTCGACGaccttatatataaatatataatatgttcgTTGTTAAATGAAACGTGTGAGCGAAGAGCGAGTAAATATACTTACCGACCTACCGCTCAACCGGTATATCTTTATTGATCTTAAAGAGAATCAATTATGGTgatatatatacgcgcgtTTAAGCTTTTAAGATCTGTTTAAaacgaggaaaaggaaaagagaacagaaaagaaacgttaatgaaaagaaagaaaacgtcCGTGTGGAATACCGTCGTAACatcgatgatatatatatatatgatatatatatattatattatattatattatattatattatattatattatatatatatataaatatatatcacaaaaattaacgatattcGACGTATAAACGCAATGTTAAATGAGTACTAAATAATAAGTTAACACGATATCGAGTGATTAATACTTGTAAATTAGAAAACAGAaagtatatctatatctacatgtatatctacatatatacgtatgtgcGTGCGTGAACGTATGTGCGCCCGTgggtgtgtgtatatatatggtatatattatacatatatatatatatacaatatatacaggATGAGAGTAAATGGTTGTTCATAAAtataaggatatatatatatacatatatataagtgcACGTGGTGCACATCGTGTACGCTTACACTTTTCCTTTACTTTCTCGTTCTCCCTCGAATGAACGAAGAGAATACATTCCGATTCCGATTCTGAGACAGAAACGcgatagaattttgaaaaaaaaaaagaagacgaaTAATGTatccataaatttttgaacatcACTTGGAATCatcctatatataaaaattattatgtatacatatattatttatatgaatggcACGCATATACGGATGCataggaagagagaaaaaaaaaaagttatattatttattttcttcgaaacgaacACTTCATCGAGGAATTACGCGTTGAACGATGTAAATCGATTGTGTCGAACAAGAGGATTTTATGTTACTCTATCTAAGTTTGATCACTTGTTTCATCGTCGAAACGAACAATGAAGcgtaaatttcgatattatttcttttcgttctcACTATTTACATTCTATTCCTTCtcgctattttttttctttttctttcctttctttttcttcgtaaaCGTTATCTATAATCGTTCGAATATCCTTCCAACGtggaaaggagaaaataaGAAGCACAAAACGCAAAAGTGTAGAGACAATTTATTCCGGACGAGTTTATCCTATAGAGTGAATATacatcgtttatttttatcgtcgaaACGGGTCGCATTTTTTACCGAACGTCTTCCAACgtatatttcttcatataaaCACTACACCTTCCACGTTCGACATTACCGATTTAGAATTCcgggaaatttttcttttttttcttttttgtcgaTTTATCCAacaaaatatgtatgtatatatttcaccCGAACGAATATGTATAATAGAAGGAACACGGCCGAGTGTATCgagagattttattatattatcgctTTTCGCgacattcattttttaaacaatgaaagaatgagaaaaaagCGCATTAATCCctattatctaattaattttgatcgattcgGTCACGATCCCATTCGATGACGACCGGGAAAGATTAAACTTTCAGATTGAACTCGCCTCTATTGCAAAGTCATCTTCGCACATGTTtgtatttatcttatctttgcaaaaaaaaaaaaaaaaaaaagaaaaggaatccattaatatttttatctaaacacCTGCGTGTGTAGTTTCGTAATTAGAACGTTAATTGTTAAAACGTCGCAACgggattattttaacatttattttacattcgtaaatataaaaatagatactgatttcaaattcgtttatatcgttcatttattcttctatttaaaaaaaaaaaaaagaacgagagaTCAAAcgagataagaaagaaaaggagaggagagagacaGGTCGAAACcgcaaatcgatcgatatacacatatacatatatatatatatatatatatatatatatatttctttttccatcaccaaaaaagagaaaaaaagttagACGACACAGGTGcggtaataaaattctaaaacgcTCAATGCTCAATTATCATCGCGTGTGCTCTTTTTCTCATTCGACAtccatatacacatatatacgtgCGCACATTAAACAACATATGCACACACTTACATTAGCAATCGCATAATCGCACACGTGCGCATATACACACAATACGTACGTAATGttatcgattaatatatttcacgacagagagaagagaaataacaaaataccTATTTATCGATTACTACTAGATGTCATGCGTgcggatttaaaaaaaaaagaaaaaaaaaaaaagaaaaaaaaaaaaaagaaaaaaaaaagaaaaaaaatctacagaAGATTTTCCGTTGCTCGAGTTATTGCATtgtctactactactactactaataCTAATACTAATACTACTGATACTAATACCAACACAcgtacacacgcacacacacacacacacacatacacagaCACGGAAAAACAAGAACACAGacacaaattttattgtataaatttttttgccgAGATGCGTCTCCGAACAAAAAGTTTGgcatttcccttttttctcgaTCCGCAGCGTGACAGATCCTACATTCATTCTACACGCTCCACGCTATAGATAAGATTCTCTTTCCCCTGATAATGAAAATCGCGAGATGAAAATGTAATCGGCTCGAtccttacttacttacttactttaaGAGAATTTTCCACCATTTTTTCTCGAGAGTCGAGATCGAAATCCAATATCGATTACGAGCGAAACGTTTTATCTCGATGATCGAATG from the Apis mellifera strain DH4 linkage group LG9, Amel_HAv3.1, whole genome shotgun sequence genome contains:
- the LOC725970 gene encoding protein still life, isoforms C/SIF type 2 isoform X12, translated to MVEPRWSIKCMNSTLNLFYPCTSFADLKKLHKKYCKKYFCLCKRHTISVICINETRKLYWFNCKNVREKVNFGLGDGYYYKLLRIINGALNTWAQRYIDGLSIARREIMFRINGTAEKNMKLLKEGCYCHYHPHMTADACNADFLKKVMSDDDKMSLTTAVSDDDDGESVINSPYRGKQTGTAAASFNCTGAVRKAGFLSVKKWLLRKKHQIELARKRGWKGYWVCLKGTTLLFYPCESQESRTMEAAPKHLIIVDGAIMQPIPEHPKRDYIFCLSTAFGDAYLFQAPCQVELENWVNSIHSACAAAFARHRGKTGTLHLLQEEIFRLEKAIESDHKLKHMADLQQSVVSDVETKQQINNQIVQWEENLERLHCEQFRLRCYMASLQSGELPNPKSLLTHVSRATKQTLNKLGVFTVSSFHAFICARSPSLLNNLLAGRGATKRRPPLLSRSNSGSSRRSLQISSRDDEKTVKVFVPENQLVSVFVRDAMTVEEFLASACNRKNLNPMEHFVRVKKRRDMEDHNYFVPHRTDLIETYLHTHEVVEVCAKILYQVELQRNTLEQMWGFSVEAELIENSDRQDELCCYVSRVEDKSVAMQNGIIKGDEIMVINGAIVSDLDMMYLESVLQEEVGLCMMMRSSRTEPPDLTGIMRVTDDIIESLVCPPPPSDPPVISEEMISGLIVPAPGWSKESIMQECTTTSHMENGKQTSRTNSFEIENLLKTAEQVTGICRSPGETRKSSPTGSVVSSHSQALTPSRQLSDAEKLKKVILELIETERTYVKNLNNLLENYLEPLKRETFLSNAEINALFGNIQEIVTFQRQFLQNLDHAIEMEADFNNFDHPSQFKGVLFSIGSAFLYYVNHFKLYSSFCASHSKAQKVLHPNEGNQALQEFLQARNPRQQHSSTLESYLIKPIQRILKYPLLLQQLRNLTDERSEEHQHLIEALKGMEKVAEHINEMQRIHEEYGAIFDHLFRQHQKSCKQPIDLSPGDLLYYGGVEWLNISDFLGKIKKGLELHAMCFVFKSAVVFLCKERLRQKKKLMGVSTKANSSEVEIIRYQVLIPVTEVQVRASSAKDMESHFLWELIHLRSQLQRRSEKVYVLSNSTTEFRNAFLRTIRQIIRESVRNMSIPSTKQNLSQPPISISPRMSTGHVEKFEKQSGGTGQVGQNGGNGGSGAATLSKKKQQLLTTSHNVKRKYSQSKQAVEHESSEDKDNEEAGAASAINQQQTTFRSRSKTISDTSGEIKVEMDSGTKSEGEEDSQAFLGEKKANLGRTPNHLTLSTTSTISAGSTGSQARLIQSSHQPENYQPITVKELGSPIWKPRELPSLGESTTLPRKGKSASEFGDISSSHSASRKSLIEINNCAQQSNCNNHV